The following coding sequences lie in one Candidatus Eremiobacterota bacterium genomic window:
- a CDS encoding phospholipid carrier-dependent glycosyltransferase encodes MNVNGTLRAPARQSGLVWALCGLLFLGFAARLLVIGNEGFKTDVTTYVAWALGLSQHGFASFYSTIGFADYPPGYFYILAVVGDVWHLFFAAHDQSQNILRALVKLPAILADLGVGVLLYAIVRRFATTGVALGAAALYLLNPATIYVSALWGQVDSISGGLALLALFALLRSGDEASASRAHTAWIVGAWVAFAYSLLIKPQAAVLLPLMMAFAFVDPLRRRARLVATAIGIAAAIALALLLTEPFHPGNPVAALGWLLERYAYGSNVYPYNSVNAFNLWALRGALWLPDNQNILLLPQYLWGVLLVLAALALIVWRYLQDRSSQALLEGCAIASLAFFVLATRMHERYLFNGLLFTIACIPFARRYLWGAVALSVVLFANLVYSLDYLHVVTSNTPGVNAQNLWGWWTTAFSLLAVGTFFVLGYQYLGASEANARSSAARERDEADAPVSHAGSTRNWFDPGEGLAAMRRPLDYAIVAALGIGNFILSFIGYWWPNGSSCWAEMGLQRCGIFDETYFARAGEEYLQNLRIYENTHPPLSKLLITFSMMLFGGMPKGHGVGGWTFLNGIIGHMSNGDNPYGWRFLDLVFGALVVMLLYCFAKRVTGSTFFATITALLLTFDGMHFVQSRTATPEGFVVFFATFAVYAFYRFWISSQVGDRVNVTLPWPGLVAGAAAALIVGAAIGQFCRLRLGFDGAATTVLTLYIACLCYLFVRYIGFPRYFGDERRQLTFAEGSYALRSGDGTELFAADGGTIDARGKIARGAVSQPKSGALVYRDEPLTIEYRRDARVTYATPAGTAVYAGDEIRTGTAVERGRSSKLWLIFFTVALGLLVSTKWYGVMGFGVSFVVLAWIWMQRYFFESRPALWGNPRGFRLDAALATILLVSATVYALVWVPDLLRHSPDPGEIHNANDLVYRQYSMFEYHDTLKATHPYSSKWWEWPLDYVPVAYFYQDHRKDPTNPSGCCVYEITSLPNPVILWFGLVCVPWVALLAWRERNKAYALIVITYLLQWLPWIRSPRITFAYHFYVDIPLICLCNVIILQRLWQWAQRRDGARWLGSAGVGLYVAAAALSFVFFYPILAAHPISWSAWHARMWFPTWVIGPG; translated from the coding sequence GTGAACGTCAACGGTACGCTCCGTGCTCCGGCACGGCAAAGCGGGCTCGTCTGGGCTCTTTGCGGACTCCTATTCCTCGGCTTCGCCGCGCGGCTGCTCGTCATCGGCAACGAGGGTTTCAAGACCGACGTTACGACCTACGTCGCCTGGGCTCTTGGACTGAGCCAGCACGGCTTCGCATCGTTCTATTCCACGATCGGTTTCGCCGATTATCCGCCGGGCTATTTCTATATTCTGGCCGTCGTCGGAGATGTTTGGCACCTCTTCTTTGCGGCGCACGATCAAAGCCAAAACATTTTGCGCGCTCTCGTGAAGCTGCCGGCCATTCTCGCCGATCTGGGCGTCGGCGTGCTGCTGTACGCAATCGTTCGCCGGTTTGCCACCACCGGCGTCGCGCTCGGTGCCGCCGCGCTCTATCTACTCAACCCCGCGACAATCTATGTGTCGGCGCTGTGGGGTCAGGTCGACTCGATTTCTGGCGGCCTCGCGTTACTCGCGCTGTTTGCCTTGCTGCGAAGCGGGGACGAAGCATCTGCAAGCAGGGCGCATACCGCCTGGATCGTCGGAGCGTGGGTGGCCTTCGCCTATTCGCTGCTGATCAAGCCGCAGGCCGCGGTCTTGCTGCCGCTGATGATGGCCTTCGCTTTCGTCGATCCGCTGCGACGTCGCGCGCGCTTGGTCGCAACCGCCATCGGCATTGCCGCGGCGATCGCCCTGGCATTGCTTCTTACGGAGCCCTTCCATCCGGGCAATCCAGTCGCTGCATTGGGCTGGCTGCTGGAACGCTATGCGTACGGCTCCAACGTCTATCCCTATAACAGCGTGAACGCGTTCAACCTGTGGGCCCTCCGGGGCGCACTATGGCTTCCCGACAATCAAAACATCTTGTTACTGCCGCAATACCTCTGGGGCGTGCTGCTCGTGCTTGCCGCGCTGGCGCTCATCGTTTGGCGCTATCTGCAAGACCGCAGTTCGCAAGCTCTGCTCGAAGGATGTGCGATCGCCTCGCTCGCTTTTTTCGTGCTCGCCACGCGCATGCACGAGCGGTATCTTTTCAACGGCCTGCTCTTCACGATCGCGTGCATACCGTTCGCGCGCCGTTATCTCTGGGGCGCGGTCGCACTCTCGGTCGTGCTCTTCGCCAATCTCGTCTATAGCCTGGACTACCTGCACGTCGTTACCAGTAACACGCCCGGCGTCAACGCCCAAAATCTGTGGGGCTGGTGGACGACGGCATTTTCGCTCTTGGCGGTCGGCACGTTCTTCGTGCTGGGATATCAGTATCTCGGAGCCTCCGAAGCCAACGCCCGAAGCTCAGCAGCTCGCGAACGCGATGAGGCCGATGCCCCCGTTTCGCACGCGGGCAGCACCCGAAATTGGTTCGATCCCGGCGAAGGCCTAGCGGCGATGCGCCGGCCGCTCGACTATGCGATTGTCGCTGCGCTCGGCATCGGCAACTTCATTCTTTCGTTCATCGGATATTGGTGGCCGAACGGTTCATCCTGTTGGGCTGAAATGGGTCTGCAGCGGTGCGGCATCTTCGACGAGACGTACTTCGCTCGTGCCGGTGAAGAGTATTTGCAGAATCTGCGGATCTACGAAAATACTCATCCTCCGCTCAGCAAGCTGTTGATCACCTTTTCGATGATGCTCTTCGGCGGCATGCCGAAGGGCCATGGCGTCGGGGGGTGGACGTTCCTCAACGGCATCATCGGTCACATGAGCAATGGCGACAATCCTTACGGTTGGCGCTTTCTTGACCTCGTCTTCGGCGCTCTCGTCGTGATGCTACTCTATTGTTTCGCAAAGCGCGTCACGGGCTCGACGTTTTTCGCGACCATCACGGCGCTGCTGTTGACCTTCGACGGCATGCACTTCGTGCAATCGCGGACCGCCACGCCAGAAGGCTTCGTTGTCTTCTTCGCGACCTTCGCAGTCTACGCGTTCTATCGCTTCTGGATAAGCTCCCAAGTCGGCGACCGAGTTAACGTGACCCTGCCGTGGCCGGGACTAGTGGCAGGCGCCGCGGCCGCATTGATTGTCGGCGCCGCGATCGGACAGTTCTGCCGCCTGCGCTTGGGTTTTGATGGCGCGGCAACGACCGTCCTGACGCTCTACATCGCGTGTTTGTGCTACCTCTTTGTCCGCTACATCGGCTTTCCGCGCTACTTCGGCGACGAACGCCGGCAGCTGACGTTCGCCGAAGGGTCGTACGCGTTGCGCAGCGGCGACGGCACCGAACTCTTCGCGGCCGACGGCGGAACCATCGACGCGCGCGGAAAGATTGCGCGCGGCGCAGTTTCGCAACCCAAGAGTGGAGCGCTCGTCTATCGGGACGAACCCTTGACGATCGAGTATCGCCGCGACGCACGCGTTACCTACGCGACGCCCGCGGGCACCGCCGTTTATGCCGGCGACGAGATCCGTACCGGAACCGCCGTCGAGCGTGGCCGTTCCTCGAAGCTCTGGCTGATTTTCTTTACCGTCGCGCTCGGATTGCTCGTCAGCACCAAATGGTACGGGGTCATGGGTTTCGGCGTGAGCTTCGTGGTGCTGGCGTGGATTTGGATGCAACGGTACTTCTTCGAATCTCGCCCGGCGCTCTGGGGCAACCCGCGCGGCTTTCGGCTCGATGCCGCGCTGGCGACGATTCTTCTGGTCAGCGCGACGGTCTATGCACTCGTTTGGGTGCCCGATCTGTTACGTCACTCACCCGATCCCGGCGAGATTCACAACGCGAACGACTTGGTCTATCGACAGTACTCGATGTTCGAGTATCACGACACCCTCAAGGCGACGCACCCGTACTCTTCAAAGTGGTGGGAGTGGCCGCTGGATTACGTGCCCGTGGCCTATTTTTATCAGGACCATCGTAAAGACCCGACCAATCCCAGCGGCTGTTGCGTCTATGAGATCACCTCGCTGCCGAATCCGGTGATCTTATGGTTCGGATTGGTGTGCGTGCCCTGGGTGGCGCTGTTGGCGTGGCGCGAGCGGAACAAGGCGTACGCCTTGATCGTGATCACCTATCTGCTGCAATGGTTGCCATGGATACGCTCTCCGCGCATCACTTTTGCGTATCACTTTTATGTCGACATTCCGCTGATCTGCCTGTGCAACGTCATCATCCTTCAGCGGCTCTGGCAATGGGCTCAGCGGCGGGACGGTGCGCGCTGGCTGGGAAGTGCCGGCGTGGGGCTCTACGTTGCCGCAGCCGCATTGAGCTTCGTCTTTTTCTATCCGATCTTGGCGGCGCATCCGATCTCGTGGAGCGCTTGGCACGCGCGCATGTGGTTCCCAACCTGGGTTATCGGTCCGGGCTAG
- a CDS encoding polyprenyl synthetase family protein, producing the protein MATLAERFESALEGRITGYRGSQEISDSLLRHFGYAPYGPARRGKRLRPQMVMRVAVSEGAPIESALDAAVAVEIFHNYSLVHDDIEDRDELRHGRPTLWSAYGVARAIDAGDAMCALSFLSLEHAGAHLDAARVLQMLALLHEAHAVMCEGQSLDLSFESEPSVGLRDYYRMIECKTAQLFDASCRLGAHAAQCDEAAIAAYGAVGRAYGMAFQIRDDVAGIWSSVDETGKTVASDIARRKWTFPVVWAIAQQASAPRAAVAQAYARGDALDTPAVERIVEALDVLGAREAATRAAAEHLAVVEAHPNAELREYLTTSLGLTPAR; encoded by the coding sequence GTGGCCACGCTCGCCGAGCGCTTTGAAAGCGCCCTCGAGGGACGCATTACCGGATATCGGGGATCTCAAGAGATCTCCGATAGTCTTTTGCGCCACTTTGGTTACGCGCCCTACGGGCCGGCTCGACGCGGCAAGCGGCTGCGCCCGCAGATGGTGATGCGCGTTGCGGTTAGCGAGGGCGCGCCGATCGAAAGCGCGCTCGACGCCGCCGTTGCCGTTGAAATCTTTCACAACTATTCGCTCGTACACGACGACATTGAAGACCGCGACGAGCTGCGTCACGGACGTCCGACGCTCTGGAGCGCCTATGGCGTCGCGCGAGCGATCGATGCGGGCGACGCAATGTGCGCTCTGAGCTTCTTGAGCCTCGAGCACGCCGGCGCGCATCTCGATGCCGCGCGCGTGCTACAAATGCTCGCGTTGTTGCACGAAGCGCATGCCGTAATGTGCGAAGGGCAGTCGCTCGACCTGTCCTTCGAATCGGAACCCTCAGTAGGATTGCGCGATTACTATCGAATGATTGAATGCAAGACCGCGCAGCTCTTCGACGCTTCCTGCCGGTTGGGAGCGCACGCCGCTCAATGCGATGAGGCGGCGATCGCTGCGTATGGCGCAGTCGGACGCGCGTACGGGATGGCTTTTCAAATTCGCGATGACGTCGCGGGGATCTGGTCGTCGGTCGACGAGACCGGCAAAACCGTGGCGAGCGATATCGCACGGCGCAAGTGGACGTTTCCCGTCGTCTGGGCAATCGCGCAGCAAGCTTCAGCGCCCCGCGCCGCCGTCGCGCAAGCTTATGCGCGCGGCGACGCGCTGGACACGCCGGCGGTCGAGCGAATTGTCGAAGCGCTCGACGTCCTTGGCGCCCGCGAAGCCGCCACACGAGCGGCCGCCGAACATCTAGCGGTCGTCGAGGCGCATCCGAACGCCGAACTGCGCGAGTATCTCACCACGTCGCTCGGGCTCACCCCCGCTCGCTGA
- the ispH gene encoding 4-hydroxy-3-methylbut-2-enyl diphosphate reductase, which produces MEIRKASVQGFCFGVAITVKKAEEAIASRGDVTTLGHVVHNPQMVESLAARGLKNAQSVDEVDAGALFVRAHGLPIEVFEKAKDRHLEIIDATCPMVTKIHVQAEKLKADGYKIIVIGDPNHPEVKGTLSHVPGAWCIQTPEDVERLPRSSRVGVVVQSTWSGEGFTEIVRALSAKYYEVRAVNTICTDTHNRQNEALRLAKDVDVMVVVGGKTSANTKHLADLSESHGARAYHIEGPEELQPQWFKGVGVAGLMSGASTPGWLVDKVESRMEELAASA; this is translated from the coding sequence GTGGAAATACGTAAGGCGTCCGTCCAGGGCTTCTGCTTTGGGGTAGCGATCACCGTGAAGAAGGCCGAAGAGGCCATCGCTTCGCGAGGCGACGTTACCACGCTCGGCCACGTGGTCCACAATCCGCAGATGGTCGAATCGCTGGCGGCGCGCGGCCTGAAGAACGCCCAGAGCGTGGACGAGGTGGATGCCGGTGCGCTCTTCGTCCGAGCTCACGGCTTACCGATCGAGGTTTTCGAAAAGGCCAAAGACAGGCATCTCGAAATCATCGACGCCACCTGTCCAATGGTCACGAAGATCCACGTTCAGGCCGAGAAGCTCAAGGCCGACGGTTACAAAATTATCGTGATCGGCGATCCCAATCACCCCGAAGTGAAGGGCACGCTTAGCCACGTTCCTGGCGCGTGGTGTATCCAGACGCCCGAGGACGTCGAGCGCCTTCCGCGCTCGAGTCGCGTCGGCGTCGTCGTTCAATCGACCTGGTCGGGCGAAGGTTTTACCGAAATCGTGCGCGCGCTCTCGGCGAAGTATTACGAAGTGCGCGCGGTCAATACGATTTGCACCGATACGCACAACCGCCAAAACGAGGCATTGCGGCTCGCCAAAGACGTCGACGTGATGGTCGTCGTTGGCGGCAAGACGTCGGCAAACACCAAGCATCTCGCCGATCTCTCCGAATCGCACGGTGCCCGCGCGTATCACATCGAGGGTCCCGAGGAGCTTCAGCCGCAATGGTTCAAAGGCGTTGGAGTTGCCGGACTCATGTCGGGTGCGTCGACGCCGGGCTGGCTTGTCGACAAGGTTGAGTCACGGATGGAGGAGTTGGCGGCCTCTGCTTAG
- a CDS encoding 1-acyl-sn-glycerol-3-phosphate acyltransferase gives MIPWFYDFSKVAVRTMARVMWRARVYGSQNVPASGALIIACNHASYLDPPVLGCLCPRRVSYMAKKELFAIPLLGPVIRGLGAYAVDRQGSAAGAIKRSLQVLKAGGAVGIFPQGRRSRKGPSTPQTGVALLATLAHAPVVPACITGTERALRLGQIVVAFGEPIAPPVGRKATRDDLANLTAEIMKSIEMLAGSSGGNT, from the coding sequence ATGATCCCTTGGTTTTACGATTTTTCAAAGGTCGCCGTGCGCACGATGGCGCGTGTGATGTGGCGCGCCCGCGTCTACGGGTCGCAGAACGTCCCCGCCTCGGGTGCGCTGATCATTGCCTGCAATCACGCTTCGTATTTGGACCCGCCGGTGCTGGGCTGCCTCTGCCCGCGTCGCGTCAGTTACATGGCAAAGAAAGAACTCTTCGCGATACCGCTGCTTGGACCGGTCATTCGCGGCCTCGGCGCATATGCAGTCGACCGCCAGGGTAGCGCCGCGGGCGCGATTAAGCGGTCGCTTCAGGTTTTGAAGGCGGGTGGCGCCGTCGGGATCTTTCCCCAAGGGCGGCGTAGCCGGAAAGGACCGTCGACGCCGCAGACGGGAGTTGCCTTATTGGCAACGTTGGCGCACGCCCCCGTCGTGCCAGCCTGCATTACCGGCACCGAGCGGGCGCTTCGACTGGGCCAGATCGTCGTGGCATTCGGCGAGCCAATCGCGCCGCCGGTGGGTAGGAAAGCAACGCGCGATGACTTGGCGAACTTGACTGCGGAGATCATGAAATCGATCGAAATGCTGGCTGGGAGTAGCGGTGGAAATACGTAA
- a CDS encoding (d)CMP kinase: MSVSAHLQIAIDGPAAAGKTTVARATAKRLNVLYLDTGAMYRALASLALRTGTEVDNGAALARLMLISPIEIQLDESAALGFQISAGGREFNEAELLGTDVTAIVSVVAAQSEVRAEMVRAQRRIAQSGSVVMAGRDIGTVVLPQAPVKIYLTASVAARIERRRIQLERAGVDVDVHRLSEEIEERDRLDQTRAISPLAPAPDAHIIDSSEIDAQRVVDQICAIVARSFPSEAEG; the protein is encoded by the coding sequence GTGAGCGTATCCGCGCATTTGCAAATTGCGATCGACGGACCGGCGGCCGCGGGAAAGACCACCGTTGCCCGAGCGACGGCAAAGCGCTTGAACGTTCTCTACCTCGACACCGGCGCAATGTATCGCGCGTTAGCGTCGCTCGCGCTTCGCACGGGCACCGAAGTGGACAATGGTGCGGCTTTGGCACGACTAATGCTCATCTCGCCGATCGAAATTCAGCTCGACGAGTCGGCCGCCCTGGGCTTTCAAATCAGTGCGGGGGGGCGCGAATTCAACGAAGCCGAGCTGCTCGGCACCGACGTGACGGCGATCGTTTCGGTGGTTGCCGCGCAATCCGAAGTCCGTGCGGAAATGGTTCGCGCGCAGCGCCGCATTGCCCAGAGCGGTTCGGTTGTAATGGCCGGTCGCGATATTGGAACGGTGGTGCTGCCCCAGGCGCCGGTGAAGATTTATCTAACCGCGTCGGTGGCGGCGCGAATCGAGCGCCGGCGAATTCAGCTCGAAAGGGCAGGTGTCGACGTCGATGTCCACCGGTTATCCGAGGAGATCGAAGAGCGCGACCGCCTCGACCAAACGCGCGCGATCTCGCCGCTCGCACCGGCTCCCGACGCGCACATTATCGATTCGAGCGAGATCGATGCGCAGCGAGTCGTCGATCAGATTTGTGCCATCGTTGCGCGCAGCTTCCCGAGCGAAGCCGAAGGATGA